Below is a window of Paenibacillus bovis DNA.
GCATCGTATTTCTGGCAATCATGCTGAATCTGCGTCCGGGTGAAAGTCCCCTTCTCTACGGTACTCACCGCGTAATGGATACGCTGATCGGTATCGGGGTTGCCGTACTGGTTAACTATCTCGTCTATCCACCCAACCATGAGCGTGGACTGGAACAGAAGCGCATGGTTCTGCGTCGCAATATGACGCGTCTCGCCCATGAACTGCTTCGCGAAGGCGGCGGTGTACATATCAGTTCTCTGCGCGATGATATGACAGCGATGGAAGAAGCGTACAAAACGTATACTTCCGAATTCCGGCTGAATCTCAGCAAGCAGCTGTTTATCGATCATATTGAGCAGGAGATCGATATTTACCACAACACGTATTCCCATATGCGTATGCTGCGACTGCTCACCGATGAGCCGGAGACTGAGCTGGCTCCTGGAGTCATTCAGCGACTTCGATCTCTGGTCGCTGCTCCGATTACTGTACATCCGGAATATCTGCCGCTGATTTACCGGTATCATGTACAATGTATTCTCCAGGAAATGCAAATACTCGGTCTGATCATCCCAACCGATATTGCTTCTCCCAAAAAGCTTCAGCCTACCCGCGCAGAACTTGCCATAAGCGATGATCCGGTACAATAACAAGGCTGCTGTGATCCTGTTGTCCAATCAGACAATAACACTACCTTGATATCTTCACATAACTAAAGAACCCTGTCTCCGCACAAAAGGGAGACAGGGTTTGTTTGGTTATATTCAGCTATTTATCTTCATCTTGTATCCTTAAATACTTATCCATAGACAAACGACATGTCACAACGATCTGTTATTGGGGCAAATCAGCTGCTTTGATGCGCAGGATTTTACCGGCAGATTCCGAGATCGGATCAGTGTCTGTTCCGAGCCCAAAGTAGAAATCTCCATGATACTCTTCCAGCGATTTAGCATACGTATCCTGTTTGAATTTCAATACTTCGGTCCACTTGTTCAGATTGCGCGTTTTGTATACCCGGCTGATATAGCTACCATCCGACTGCTTCGTATAAGTGAGCAGATACAGCATTTTACCGCGTACAATCATATCGGTTGGACGGGCATTTGGATCAGGCAGCTGGATCGATCTTGCTTTGTCCAGAGTTTTGGCTGCAATGAGCGATTCGGGCATGATCTGGGAATCATTGTACAACTCTCCGGCAATATAGACGAGCTGATTATTCAGCACAACCGTTTTACTGATTTTTTTGTACGGACTGGAGCCGGCTTTGGCGACAAAGCTCATACCTGGCAGCAGTGTTTTGCCGGTTACTTTTTGCTGATGGATATTCAGGTTTTTGTCTATAGCGAGCAGGTTGGTCTCGTCATCCCAGGTTTTGTTATCCGGGATAATGATCGCGGATGCATATAGCATTCCTTTAAACTGGAAAAACTTGTACGTACGGCTTCCGAGTCCATCGATCTTGGCAAACTCTTTCCAGGTTTTGCCGTTATCTCCGGATATCAGTACAACCGGTGCATCTTCTGTACCAATCGCTGCGAACAGGTTGCCCTGATAGTAGGCCATGTCATAGACATGAATACCGCCCGGCAGATTCTGATACTCATTCCAGTGATCACCGTTCAGCTCGTAGTAGTTGCCATACTCCCAGCCTGGTACGACCGAATCATTACCCGGTATGTACAGTTTATTGCGGAAGATTTTGAATGTATCGATCTGTTCATCATCGGTAACCTCGCGCGTCTCCTGTTTGCCGGTTTTGGCATTGTTCACCACTACTTTTTGCGTAATAAATTTCCCGGTCTGGGGATCATAATAAATAATCGGCACAGGGCCTGCATTGGGAGATGGCTTGGAGTTGCTGCTGTTGCCATGACCCAGATAGATTTTGCCGTCAAATACCTGCATATCCCACACATTGCGGGCATAAGGCTCATTATTAAAAGGCTGTCCGAGCAGCTGTAATCGGGAAGTCACATCCACATTGGCAGTCTGGGATGCCTTAGCGGTATAGCCATTTACAGGAAAAGCCGAACTTCCGGTTATCATAATACATCCTGCCAGTAGAGCCGGAGCAATCATTTTTCTGATTTTCATATGAATTCATCCTTTCGGTGTATAGAATGAGTAGTTATTTTAACAGCTTGTTTGATCCCTCCTATAGGTGAGTCATCAGTATCCACTTCCTGGTATTAATATAGCACATACGGATACTGGAATCTAAAGCAGGTAATGACACCTGAATCAACGTGCTTGTTTCGTTCTATATCCTATAGATGATTACACCGTATATTTTGTATACAAAAACAGACCGGTCAGATGAAATATCCATCTACCGGTCCGTTTCCGATCTATTCGTTATCGTTTCGTCTTAATCCTTGTGCAGCAGTTCTTCGCCGGCGATTCCTGGTTCAGTCATCTGATAAGGATCGAGAATAATATTCAATTCTTCCTCAGTCAGCACATTATACAGCAGACAGAGCTCGCGCACCGATTTGCCCGTCTGAATCGCTTCGCGGGCGATCCGGGATACGACTTCATAGCCCAGATGCGGATTCAGTGCCGTAATCATGCCGACGCTGCGCTCCACATATTGACGGCAGTTGTCTACATTTGCCTGGATACCGTCTACACAATGCAGACGGAATACGGTGAAGCCCTGTTTCATAATCTCCAGCGATTGCAGCAGATTATAGACCAGTACCGGCTCCATTACGTTCAGCTCCAGCTGACCTGCTTCGGAAGCCAGACAGATCGTATTATCATTACCGATTACCTGGAAAGCAATCTGATTGATCACTTCGCACATCACCGGATTGACTTTGCCCGGCATAATAGAAGATCCCGGCTGACGTGCAGGCAGGCTCAATTCATTAAGACCGGCATACGGTCCGGAAGCCATCAGACGAATATCATTGGCTACTTTAGACATATTCATCATACAGATTTTCAGCGCTGCCGATACTTCGGTGTACGCATCCGTATTTTGAGTCGCATCTACCAGATGATCCGAAGCGGTTACTTCAAATCCGCTGATCTCTGCCAGAATCTCGGCAACACGGGTAATATAGCGGCGATCCGCATTCAGACCGGTGCCGACAGCCGTCGCACCCATATTGATATGCAGCAGATTCTCGCGGGTCGCTTCTACGCGGCGGATATCGCGGCTCAATACACGTGCATAAGCCTGGAATTCCTGTCCCAGTCGAATCGGCACAGCATCCTGTAGATGCGTACGTCCCATTTTGATCACTGTATCGAATTCATCCGCCTTGGTCTGGAAAGACTGCTGCAGCTCGCGCATAGCGATCAGCAGCTTCTCGATCATGGACAGTGTAGCCAGATGAATCGCTGTTGGGAAAGCATCGTTGGTAGACTGTGCCATATTAACATGGTTATTCGGACTGATGTCCACATAAGCGCCTTTTTCCTTGCCCATGATTTCCAGGGCACGGTTTGCAATAACTTCATTGGTGTTCATATTGATCGACGTACCTGCGCCGCCCTGAATAGGATCGACGATAAATTGATCCAGCCACTGGCCTGCCAGAATCTCATCTGCTGCCTGTACGATAGCTTCCCCTTTGGGACCATACAGACGCGACAGCTCCATATTGGCGAGCGCAGCTCCTTTTTTGACCATGGCCATCGCCCGGATCAATTCGGGATGCAGACGCTGACCGGTGATCGGAAAGTTCTCTACTGCACGCAGTGTTTGAATACCGTAATACGCCTCGTCCGGAACTTCTTTGGTGCCCAGAAAATCCTTTTCTACTCTCACGATTCATTCCTCCGGCTAGCTAGACTATTGATTTTATGGTTATGGATTACAACAGTCCTATTATACGTTTACTGTACGTCAGGTTCCAGTAGTATCCCAAATTAATTTAACAGGTATTGCTCTCGTTCCACTGTAGATCTGCCAGTGCCAGCAGCGCACCGCCAACCATGTTTTTTTCTTTTTTGGTTACTGCGCGTTCCAGCTCATCATTCAGCAGCAACCTGGCCTGCTGCACCTGCTCCCGGTTTACAAAAATATCTGCCGGATTGGCAAACTGGGCCAATGCGGTAATGACCACCTGCCGCTGTACGCCATTCCCATTGAGCCAGCGGATAACATCTTCGGCTGCGGGATTGGAGATGGCAAACAGCTGATCCCAGCCATCATAGGGATAACTCACCCGTTTGCGCTCACTCATCCATTCAATAACGCGCCGGCTGCGAAATGGCTTCAGCCAGCAGTTGGCAGTATATCCATTCAGCCGTTTATCCTGTTCAGCCTGCTCCAGTCTGGTCCAGACCCTGTTTAATCCTTCGTCTTCCGGCAAACAGGATGCTGTCAGATTCGCCAGTACAGCAGAATTGATACGATCTTCCTCCGGCAGCTCCCATAGGCTTCTCACCCAATCAGCAGCATACTGCCCGCTAATGGTTCCTGCATATTCCATCAGACTGTTACGTATATCCTTGTCCTTTTCCTGCTTGATTCGCTGCATCCAGCTCTGAAATACCTGTTCCGGATCATGCGCTTCAAAAGCAGCTTGCAGCTGCTGATCCGCTTTGCCATTCACTTCCACGTAACGAATTAGCAGCTGCAGGTCGTTTCTTGCTTCTTCCAGTGTTAGATGCAGAAAATCATTTATCCAATTCGTCCACCGTTTGGCATTGGCACTGTTGACGTCAATACCGAGATGACCGATAAACGGTTCGTACTGCCAAGATTCTGCCCCTATACCGTACAAAACAGTTACCTTGTCCAGAAAATCAGTTAATGAGCTGGCCAGCAGCTGAATTTCATTCGTCTCATGATACCAGTGAACAACAGCCGGGTACTTCGGATGGCTCTCCAGATCAAGCATCAACATATCTCCGTTACCGGCAATATGGAAAGCTAGAAACCGCTTTTCCTCGTATAAGGATTCTTCTCGGAAATCCGGAAAATCCAGCACGTCCAAAGACCAGCCCAGATCGCCAGCAGCACCAAATGGTACCCGTACATCTTCCATAATCGACCAGACTACAAAACCTTCTGCACCGCATCCCAGCAGTTCTTTGAGCTCTCCCGGCAGTGTTATTCCCAGACGCTGCTCTAGTTTGCCAATCTGCTCTGCTGTTGCAGGCGGTTTTATAACCATCGCAGTATCAGCACCTTTGGCCTGCAGCGATTCAACCATATTTCTCCATTTCTTATGCCAGCCTTTCCATCGTTCATATAATGTCATCCTGTTCATCCTCTCCTTGCTCCAATATCCCTATTCTTCTATATTCGCTCGTTAAGACAGCCGGATTCCTTTCAATTAACAGGAACTACCCAGCTGCCCGATGGTATGAAATAAAAAGTAATGGCTGTATCAGCCATATGGTTGGCTGATTGTTCAATCAGGCCATACTCTCTATTATAATACGTTCCCGCAGTAAAGTGATTACGATTTCGTACTGTTCTTACTACCGTATTGTTACATTCATCAACTTTACATGTATCCAGTCCTGTTTTGCAGCCTCTATTATGCTGCTATCAACGGAGCATGTATAGTTACAAGTTACGCATAATTCATAAAACCAAAAAGCCGCAGCATGAATCGCTGCGGCCTCACTTTGTATCATTTCAGTTACTGCCCTTTTGTGAATTAGCGTGTATAAAAGGCTTCCAACTGGCGAACCACTTCATTCAGATCATGATCAATAATCGTCTGATGCTGCGGCATAGAGAACAATGCCTGAATCGGCGCCGGGAATTCCTGTTCGATTTCACACAGGACAATAGATTCGTCAAACTTGGCCGGATGGGCTGTTGCCAGCGTAATGCATACTTCCTCCGGTCCGCTGCATTGTTCATAAGCAGCAATACCGCAAGCTGTATGAGGGTCGAGCAAATAGTCATACTCATTTTTGTATTTGATAATGGACTGCAGACAATCCTGATTCGAAGCTCCATAGGCTGCAAAGTCACGTTGTACATGCTCCAGATCTTCCTGACTCAGCACAATTTTACCTTCTGTTTGAAGCTTGTTCATATAATCGGACACTTTAGCCGCATCTTCTTTGAGGAAATAATACAGATAACGTTCAAAGTTGCTCGCCACCTGAATATCCATGGATGGACTATGTGTACTACGGAATTCACCTGGCTGGTATTCTCCTGTTCTCACAAAGCGCTCCAGAATATTATTCTCGTTGGTAGCAATAATCAGCTTGTTAATCGGCAGTCCCATCTGACGGGCCAGAAAACCGGAGAAAATATTGCCAAAGTTGCCGGAAGGCACGCTGATATTAACCTTGCGTTCGCCGCTTTCGTCCTGCGCCCGGAAATAGGCATAAAAGTAATACACCGTCTGCGCCAGAATGCGCACGAAATTAATAGAATTGATCGCCCGTAGATGATACTTCTTTTTGAATGTCAGATCGGCGAACAGATCCTTGATCATTTTCTGGCAATCATCAAAGTTTCCTTTGACCGACAGATTCAGTACGTTACTGTCATCTACCGTCGTCATCTGCAGCTCCTGCACCTTGCTGACCTTGCCATGCGGATGCAGAATACAGATTTTGATACCTTCCTTGCCGCGTACGCCCTGGATGGCAGCTGCTCCCGTATCGCCGGAAGTTGCGCCCAGAATATGAATGATATCTCCATTTTTGCGGGACATATAGGAATACAGTTCTCCCATGAATTGCAGAGCCACATCTTTAAAAGCAAAGGTCGGTCCATGGAACAGCTCCATAATATAGAGCGAATCGCTGATCTTCTTCACCGGTGTCACTTCCGGATGACGGAAGTTGCCGTAGCTGCGTTCTGCCAGTTCGCGCAGATCCGCTGCCGGAATCTCATCATTCACATATCGCGCAAATATCTGCAAAAATAGATCTACATAGCTCAGCGTACTCCACTCGCGAAGTTCCTCCGGTGAGATCACCGGTATCTGTTCGGGTATCATCAGACCACCATCATCAGCCAATCCCATTAATACCGTATCGATAAATCCTTTTGGCTCAACCTGTCCCCTGGTACTGATATATTTCATACATATCCCCCAATTGATTAATATTCAAGCCTGGATTCTGCAGAATGCATACTTCTACAGACCTGCGCTGTTCGTCGTTAAACACGTTACTTCCTATCATACCCTGTCACAGAGCTGCATCCAAGCATTAATTTACTAAAGTTATGCCGGTTTGCCCTTTTTTATTTGTTCAACATATTATCATAAATCACATCTTTTGTGATCTCTGAAATTTCTAGTATTCATTTCAGCCTATTTTTCACCATTTGTTTCAGCATCTCTAAGTTATTTAGCAAATTTGTGTTTCACCCTTCTCTCACTCTTCACTAACAAATCCTCACAGCCGATATAAGGTAGGTAAATTCCGATTAAACATAGAGAGGATAACAGCAGTGAAGAAACATAAAACGTGGAGTTATCTAGGATGTATGATTCTGGTTACCGCCCTTCTCCTGAGTGCATGCTCCGGACAAAAGACAGCGGATACATCTGCCAGCAAGCAAAGACTAAAAGTGGGAATCGTTCTGTCGGATATTGGCCTGGGCGATCAGTCATTCAGTGACGGTGCATTCAAGGGACTGATCAAAGCACGTGACGAAGGCGACATTCTGTTTGACTACAAGGAAATTGCCGATACCGGTACGTATGATGAAGGCTTCGAACAGCTCGTTAAAGAAGGCAATGATATCATTATCGGCCTGGGCTATTCTGTCAAAGACAGCCTGGAAGCCACTGCCAAAAAACATCCGGACCGTCAATTTCTGCTGATTGATGAAAAATCGGAATTGGCCAATGTTGCATCTATTACATTCAAAGAAGAAGAAGGCAGCTTTCTCGCCGGTGCTCTTGCCGCGATGGCCAGCAAATCAGGCCACCTGGGCTTTATCGGCGGTGTCGAATCTTCTCTACTTCATAAATTCCAAATTGGCTACGAACAGGGCGCACGCGCCATTAATCCAAATACCAGCTTCTCGGTCAATTACACCGGTGATTTTGGTAAAGCCGAATTGGGTGCAAAGGCAGCCAAAGAGATGATCACTCGTGACAATGCAGATGTTATTTATACTGTAGCGGGACTCACCGGCGTCGGCGGACTGCAGGAAGCGCAAAAAGAAGGCAAATACTCGATCGGTGTCGATAGCGACCAGTTTTTCCTCGCCGAAAAATCCGTTATTGCATCCATGGTCAAAAATATTGATGTAGCCATCTATAATGCGCTGCAGACCTATATGAAAAGCAATGCTTCCTTCCCGGAAAAGGATATGGTGTTCGGATTACAGGATGGCGGCGTGGGTCTGACCCAGATTCATCTGCTTGAACTGACCAAGGAACAACAGGCCAAGCTGGAGGAGCTGCAGCAAAAACTGATCTCGGGCGAAATCAAAATCAATATTCCAAGCTCATAATCCCGGATCGACTTGCGCATCATGATTATTATTGACTGAACCACGCGTTTGATAATCAGACGCTGTAAATGGAGGCTAACATGAAACTACAAGGCAAATTGGTGCTGAATGCAATGATATCGCTGGTCGCCTCACTGGTGCTGGTAGGTTATATCATTTTCCAGCTGCTGAGCATTAATTCCCAAAATAATAATCTGGTTCCCGCCATGCTGGATGTTCAGCAGCTGGATGGAGACCTCGTCCAAACCGGACAGGCATTGAGCAATTTTTCTTTTTCCATGTCTGCGAGTAATAAGGCACTGGTAACCGGCCAGCTGCAAAAAATCCAGACTACGCTCGATACACTGTCCAATGGCATGCTGCAGGATGCCGAAGAACAAAAGCTGCTCGCAGCAGCCAAAACCAAATTCAAAAAGTTAAACGAAGAATCGGCTACTGCCATGAATAATATGGACAGCGCAGAAGCCAAACGTCAAAGTATCCGTGTCGAAGGTATTCAAAATGACGTCTACATGCTGGATCAGCTTACCAAAGCCGGATACAGCGAATACACCAAAGATCTGACCAACAGTATTGATCTGACCTGGCAAATTGCTCTGGCAGGCGCGATTCTGCTGCTGATTGCTGTAGGCTGGTTTAATACCCATACTGCGCGTCAGCTCGCCAAACGTGCTCATACCCTGAATCATGCTGCACAGCGGATCGCTGATGGAGACCTCACTGTAGAACTTGCTCCTACCAAGGGCAAGGACGAGCTGGATGAACTGAATGTGTCGTTCCGCCAAATGATTGGCAATCTGCGCAGTATTGTTGGCTCGATCGGACATGCCGGTAATCGTGTCGATGATATGGCACAGGATATTGATCGCAGCAATGATCGTATGCAGGAAATGGTAAACCAGGTCGCTATCTCGGTAGAGGAGCTGGCCATCGGCAGTCAAAAAGTAGCCGAAGACCTCAGTGTAACAGTCTCTGTTGTCGACGAGATGCAGCACAAATTCCAGGCCAATCTGGAAACGACTGCAGAATCGGCTATTTACAGCGAAGGTGCTATTCAATCGATAGAACACGGAAGCAGCCAGATGAAAGAACAGCTGCAGCTCGTCTCCAGCAACCGTGCTGCCATGGCTGAAGTGGCCCAGACCGTACGTGCGCTGGAAACCAATGCAGCCGAGATCGCCAGCATGACTATGCTTGTATCCGAGATCGCTTCGCAAACCAACCTGCTGTCACTGAATGCCTCGATTGAAGCAGCCCGTGCCGGTGAAGCCGGTCAGGGATTTGCCGTAGTAGCCGGCGAAGTGAAAAAGCTGGCCGATCAATCGGTAACTGCAGCCAGCCAGATTTTCAAAGCGGTGGATTCCATCACATCCGCAGTTAGTCAGGTACAGGCTTCGGTCTCCCAGAGTCTCACCTTATTCCAGCAGCAAGAGCAGGCGACGGCGTCGACCGACGCTTCCTTTGCCGAGATTAGCGACCAGGTGAAGCAGATTGCCAGCCAGGTGAACAAACTCGCTCAGGATATGCAATCTTCGCATGAACTGAGCAATCAGGTGCAACAGGCGATTGAAAATATCAGCGCCATCACCGAACAATCCGCTGCCGGCAGCCAGGAGATTACCGCTTCAACCGTAGAACAGCAAAATGCGTTCCGCCAATCCGGCGAAAAAGTCAAAATGCTGCGTCAGATTCGCCAGGAAATGCAGCATGAGCTGGATCGCTTCCACATGGATGCCTCTACAGTATCTGCCGCTTCAAATAGTGAAAAAGCCAATCATGCTTCTGCAGTTGTCTCCACTTCACCTGCATTGCAGGACTGATCCCCTATTATCCGTATCTTGAGAAAAAAAGCCGCTCCGGCATATACCGGGCGGCTTTTTTGATATTCTTTATCATTCAGCAAAGGGTTTATACTCAACCAATAATTTATAACAGAAATTCATAACAGATAATACTTACTTTGTATGAGCTTCATCCGCAGCCCCGCCCAATAGAAACAGATCTGGTCATATCAGGGGAGCAAAATCATGCTCAACCTCCAATATGAGACATTTCAACCCGTGGTCCATCCTGCTTATGAACTGCCGAGTTGCTTCCACGCTCTACTGAATACTGGTCATGCCGGTTACTCCAGATACCGGATACAGCACGGGCAACCTCTTCGTCTGATTGACCGGAGCGCAGCAGCGCGCGCAGATCATGTCCTTTAGTCGCAAACAGACATGTATACAGCTTGCCTTCCGCAGATAGGCGAGCCCTTGTACATGTGGAGCAAAAGGCTTCTGTTACCGAAGAGATAAATCCGACTTCTCCTTTGCCATCGACGAACCGATAGCGTGTAGCCACTTCGCCTTCATAATTCGGAGCAATCGGCTCCAAGGGCCAGTGTGCACCGATTTTGTCCAGCAATTCCTGCTTGCTGACCACATGCTGGCGATTCCAGCCATTGGTATTGCCTACATCCATATATTCAACCATCCGCAGAATATGACCGCGTTCACGGAAATAGTCTACCATGGGTACGACTGCTTCTTCGTTAAATCCTTTTTGTACCACCATATTGACCTTGACCTGCAGTCCTGCCGCTGCTGCAGCATCAATCCCATTCAGTACAGGCTGTACCCGGCTGCGTCCGCCATTCATTTTCAGGAACAGATCATCTTCCAGACTATCCAGACTGACGGTTATCCGGTGCAGACCCGCTTCGCGCAAAGCAGCAGCCTTGCGGGCGAGCAGACTGCCATTGGTCGTCAGGGAAAGATCCTCGATATCCAGTGCAGACAGACGCCGGATAATATGGACCAAATCTTTGCGAAGCAGAGGTTCCCCTCCGGTGATACGCAGCTTTCGGGTCCCCATCCCTACAAAAATAGCTGCGATGCGGCCGATCTCCTGCTCACTCAGCATATGTTCATCAGGCAAAAAGGCATAATCTTTGCCGAATATTTCTTCCGGCATACAATACCGGCAGCGGAAATTGCAGCGATCTGTGACAGAGATCCGTAAGTCTCTTAATATACGGTTATGCTGGTCATAGGCTGTCATCGTATCTCCTCCAATCATCGCTTGCTTAACCTGCTTGCTCCAATCCTCCTCCCGCTG
It encodes the following:
- the aspA gene encoding aspartate ammonia-lyase, with the protein product MRVEKDFLGTKEVPDEAYYGIQTLRAVENFPITGQRLHPELIRAMAMVKKGAALANMELSRLYGPKGEAIVQAADEILAGQWLDQFIVDPIQGGAGTSINMNTNEVIANRALEIMGKEKGAYVDISPNNHVNMAQSTNDAFPTAIHLATLSMIEKLLIAMRELQQSFQTKADEFDTVIKMGRTHLQDAVPIRLGQEFQAYARVLSRDIRRVEATRENLLHINMGATAVGTGLNADRRYITRVAEILAEISGFEVTASDHLVDATQNTDAYTEVSAALKICMMNMSKVANDIRLMASGPYAGLNELSLPARQPGSSIMPGKVNPVMCEVINQIAFQVIGNDNTICLASEAGQLELNVMEPVLVYNLLQSLEIMKQGFTVFRLHCVDGIQANVDNCRQYVERSVGMITALNPHLGYEVVSRIAREAIQTGKSVRELCLLYNVLTEEELNIILDPYQMTEPGIAGEELLHKD
- the moaA gene encoding GTP 3',8-cyclase MoaA; its protein translation is MTAYDQHNRILRDLRISVTDRCNFRCRYCMPEEIFGKDYAFLPDEHMLSEQEIGRIAAIFVGMGTRKLRITGGEPLLRKDLVHIIRRLSALDIEDLSLTTNGSLLARKAAALREAGLHRITVSLDSLEDDLFLKMNGGRSRVQPVLNGIDAAAAAGLQVKVNMVVQKGFNEEAVVPMVDYFRERGHILRMVEYMDVGNTNGWNRQHVVSKQELLDKIGAHWPLEPIAPNYEGEVATRYRFVDGKGEVGFISSVTEAFCSTCTRARLSAEGKLYTCLFATKGHDLRALLRSGQSDEEVARAVSGIWSNRHDQYSVERGSNSAVHKQDGPRVEMSHIGG
- a CDS encoding SMI1/KNR4 family protein codes for the protein MTLYERWKGWHKKWRNMVESLQAKGADTAMVIKPPATAEQIGKLEQRLGITLPGELKELLGCGAEGFVVWSIMEDVRVPFGAAGDLGWSLDVLDFPDFREESLYEEKRFLAFHIAGNGDMLMLDLESHPKYPAVVHWYHETNEIQLLASSLTDFLDKVTVLYGIGAESWQYEPFIGHLGIDVNSANAKRWTNWINDFLHLTLEEARNDLQLLIRYVEVNGKADQQLQAAFEAHDPEQVFQSWMQRIKQEKDKDIRNSLMEYAGTISGQYAADWVRSLWELPEEDRINSAVLANLTASCLPEDEGLNRVWTRLEQAEQDKRLNGYTANCWLKPFRSRRVIEWMSERKRVSYPYDGWDQLFAISNPAAEDVIRWLNGNGVQRQVVITALAQFANPADIFVNREQVQQARLLLNDELERAVTKKEKNMVGGALLALADLQWNESNTC
- a CDS encoding FUSC family protein, yielding MKFAIGMRNLKTALAVLICLIISQLLHLEYPFYAVIATIIAMENSVTNSYTVGKNRMMGTIVGAFCGFIFALIDPHNAILAALGIIMVIYICNLLGWNKSVSIASIVFLAIMLNLRPGESPLLYGTHRVMDTLIGIGVAVLVNYLVYPPNHERGLEQKRMVLRRNMTRLAHELLREGGGVHISSLRDDMTAMEEAYKTYTSEFRLNLSKQLFIDHIEQEIDIYHNTYSHMRMLRLLTDEPETELAPGVIQRLRSLVAAPITVHPEYLPLIYRYHVQCILQEMQILGLIIPTDIASPKKLQPTRAELAISDDPVQ
- the thrC gene encoding threonine synthase — its product is MKYISTRGQVEPKGFIDTVLMGLADDGGLMIPEQIPVISPEELREWSTLSYVDLFLQIFARYVNDEIPAADLRELAERSYGNFRHPEVTPVKKISDSLYIMELFHGPTFAFKDVALQFMGELYSYMSRKNGDIIHILGATSGDTGAAAIQGVRGKEGIKICILHPHGKVSKVQELQMTTVDDSNVLNLSVKGNFDDCQKMIKDLFADLTFKKKYHLRAINSINFVRILAQTVYYFYAYFRAQDESGERKVNISVPSGNFGNIFSGFLARQMGLPINKLIIATNENNILERFVRTGEYQPGEFRSTHSPSMDIQVASNFERYLYYFLKEDAAKVSDYMNKLQTEGKIVLSQEDLEHVQRDFAAYGASNQDCLQSIIKYKNEYDYLLDPHTACGIAAYEQCSGPEEVCITLATAHPAKFDESIVLCEIEQEFPAPIQALFSMPQHQTIIDHDLNEVVRQLEAFYTR
- a CDS encoding BMP family lipoprotein — its product is MILVTALLLSACSGQKTADTSASKQRLKVGIVLSDIGLGDQSFSDGAFKGLIKARDEGDILFDYKEIADTGTYDEGFEQLVKEGNDIIIGLGYSVKDSLEATAKKHPDRQFLLIDEKSELANVASITFKEEEGSFLAGALAAMASKSGHLGFIGGVESSLLHKFQIGYEQGARAINPNTSFSVNYTGDFGKAELGAKAAKEMITRDNADVIYTVAGLTGVGGLQEAQKEGKYSIGVDSDQFFLAEKSVIASMVKNIDVAIYNALQTYMKSNASFPEKDMVFGLQDGGVGLTQIHLLELTKEQQAKLEELQQKLISGEIKINIPSS
- a CDS encoding methyl-accepting chemotaxis protein, whose translation is MKLQGKLVLNAMISLVASLVLVGYIIFQLLSINSQNNNLVPAMLDVQQLDGDLVQTGQALSNFSFSMSASNKALVTGQLQKIQTTLDTLSNGMLQDAEEQKLLAAAKTKFKKLNEESATAMNNMDSAEAKRQSIRVEGIQNDVYMLDQLTKAGYSEYTKDLTNSIDLTWQIALAGAILLLIAVGWFNTHTARQLAKRAHTLNHAAQRIADGDLTVELAPTKGKDELDELNVSFRQMIGNLRSIVGSIGHAGNRVDDMAQDIDRSNDRMQEMVNQVAISVEELAIGSQKVAEDLSVTVSVVDEMQHKFQANLETTAESAIYSEGAIQSIEHGSSQMKEQLQLVSSNRAAMAEVAQTVRALETNAAEIASMTMLVSEIASQTNLLSLNASIEAARAGEAGQGFAVVAGEVKKLADQSVTAASQIFKAVDSITSAVSQVQASVSQSLTLFQQQEQATASTDASFAEISDQVKQIASQVNKLAQDMQSSHELSNQVQQAIENISAITEQSAAGSQEITASTVEQQNAFRQSGEKVKMLRQIRQEMQHELDRFHMDASTVSAASNSEKANHASAVVSTSPALQD